GCGTCTGGGCGCTTAACGAATCAAGTTGGAGATTCGAGAAAGCGGTCGTCACCAATGCGTTTTCTACCGGTCGCAGAAGTGTTTACAAAATGACGACGCGGCTCGGGCGACAGATTCGTGCGACCGGAAATCACAAGTTCCTCGGGTTCGACGGATGGAGGCGACTTGATGAGTTTCGTCCCGGAGAGCGGATCGCGTTGCCACGGGCGATCCGCAACGATGTTTCGCAAACAATGTCCGACGATGAGTTGGCATTGCTCGGGCACCTGATCGGCGATGGCTGCACGCTGCCGCGTCGCGCGATCCAGTACACGACCCGCGAAGAAGATCTGGCGTGGCTCGTCGCGGAGATTTCGACTCGGGTTTTCGGCGCTGACGTGCAGCCGCGAATAAAGCGCGAAAGAAAGTGGTATCAGGTTTATCTCACTTCGTCCCGACGTCACACGCATGGTGTCCGTAGCGCGATAGCCGAGTGGCTCGATGACCTCGGCGCTTGGGGGCTGAGGTCGCACGAAAAACGCGTCCCCGAGAGGGTGTTTGCCCAACCAAGCGCTGCGATCGCATTGTTCATACGGCACCTTTGGGCAACCGATGGGTGTCTCTGGATCGGGCAACGTCATCCTGCGATTTATTACGCGACGAGTAGTGAACGTCTCGCCCTCGATGTTCAGTCTCTATTGTCGCGCCTGGAGATAAATTCGCGTTTGCGTAGAACCGCTCAGGGCTCGAAAGGGCGGGACCAATACCACGTCATTGTCAGCGGCAAATCGGACATCGAATCATTCATGACGAAGGTGGGGGCGGTTGGCGAGCGTCGCCGTTCGATCCTTGATCGTATTCGAGTGTTCATTTCCGCGATCAAAGAGAATACCAACAGAGACATCATTCCGTCGGACGTCTGGCGGACCTACATCGTCCCGGAAGCAAAAAAGCGTTCGATCAGCTCGCGTGCGCTGCTTGCAGGAATTGAAACCGCATACTGCGGCACGAAGATCTATAGTCAGAATGTCAGTCGCGCGCGGGCGCTGCGCCTCGCGAAGTTCCTTGAGTCCGAAACGCTCTTTCAATTGGCGCAGAGCGATGTTTACTGGGACGAGGTCGTTTCGGTTGAAGCGGATGGGGAAACCGAGGTATTCGATTTGACGGTTGAGGCGCACCACTGTTTCATTGCGGAGGATATTCTCGTCCACAACAGCATCGAGCAGGACGCCGACGTCGTGGCGTTCATTTACCGCGAAGATTATTACAAGCCGTCGGAAGAAAATGCCGGCATTGCGGACATATTGATCGCGAAACAGCGCAACGGCCCGACGGGAACCGTGCGGCTCGCGTTTTTGAAAGAGTTTACGAGGTTCGAGAATTATTATGGAGAATACAACAGCAACGAGTAACGATCTTCGGTATCCGATCGGAAAATTCGACCCGTCAAGAGTCATCACGCCCGAGATTCGCGCAGCAAACGTCGCGGCGATCAGGGATCTTCCGGGAAAAATCGAAGCCGCCATCGCCGGACTTTCGGACGGGCAACTTGACACCGAATATCGCCCGGAAGGTTGGACGGTGAGGCAGACGGTGCATCACGTCGCTGACTCGCATATCAACTCGTTCTGCCGTTTCAAACTGGCGCTGACCGAGGACGTTCCGACGATCCGGCCTTACGCCGAGGAGCGCTGGGCGGAACTCGCCGACAGCCTCTTGCCGCTCGATTCGAGCCTCGCGATCATCCGCGGCGTTCATCACCGGCTGCACATTCTGCTCGAATCACTGTCCGACGCGGATTTCGAACGCGAGTTGATACATCCCGATTCCGGTCAGTTCTCGGTCGACCGTCTCCTTGCGCTCTATGCCTGGCACGGCGCGCACCACGTCGCACATATCGCCGGACTTCGCGAAAGAAACGGCTGGTGAGGGGATTGGGGATTTGCGATTTGCGATTTGCGGATTCCAGAGATTCCGGATTATTGGGATTCCAGTATTCCAGGGATTCCAGATTCCAGGGATTCCACGGATTCCAGGGATTCCAGATTCCAGATTCCAGGGATTCCAGATTCCAGGGATTCCAGATTCCAGAAATTCCAGATTCCAGAAATTCCAGATTCCAGAAATTCCAGATTCCAGATTCCAGAAATTCCAGATTCCGAAATCGTAGATAATCCGAATTCCGAATTCCCAAATCCGAAATCTCAAATATCTGGAATATCTGGAAATTGGAATCTCTAAAATCTGGAATCTCTGGAATCTCTGGAATCCCTGGAATCTCTGGAATCTCTGGAATCCCCTGGAATCTCTGGAATCCCTGGAATCTCTGGAATCTCTGGAATCTCTGGAATCTCTGGAATCTCTGGAATCCCTGGTATCTGGAATCTGGAATTTCTGGAATCTGGAATCCCTGGAATCCCTGGAATCTCTGGAATCTCTGGAATCTGGAATCTGGAATCCCTGGAATCCCTGGAATCCCTGGAATCCCTGGAATCCCTGGAATCCCTGGAATCTGGAATATCTGGAATCTGGAATCTCCGTAATCCGCAATCGCAAATCGCAAATCGCAAATCGAAAATGAGACGGTCATCTGACGGCAATCCCAATTGCAATCAACGCGTTGCGGATCTTCGTCGCGAATTCGACGGCGTGTGGGCTGTCGCCGTGGATGCAGACTGTTTCGGCGCAGATCGGGACCGGGACGCCTTCGACGCTTCTAACCGTCGAGTTCGTGATCATCCCGATCACCTGCCGGATGGCCGCATCCGCATCCGTGATGAGCGCATCGGGGCGTGTTCGCGGCGTCAAACTTCCGTCGGTTTGATAGGTTCGGTCGGCGAAAACCTCAGACGCGGTCCTGAGTCCGGCCGATTCGGCTTCGGCGATCAGGAAACTCCCCGAGAGACCGTACAAAACGAGATTTCCGTCGATCTTTTTCACGGCTTCCGCGATCGCGCGCGCGATCTCGCGATCCTTCGCCGCCTGATTGTAGAGCGCGCCGTGAGGCTTGACGTGATTGAGCCTTGCGCCGAACGCCTCACAAATTCCTTTGACCGTCGCGACCTGAAAGAGAACGATATCGAAGATCTCGGCCGGCGACAATTTCATCTCACGACGTCCGAAGCCCTGCAGGTCGGGAAAGGAAGGATGCGCGCCGATCTTGACGCCTTTGCCTATCGCCGTCTCGACCGTTTGCCTCAGAACCGTCGCATCGCCGGCGTGAAATCCGCAGGCGACGTTGATCGACGAGACAAGATCCATCAGTTCGGCGTCACGTCCCATTTGCCAGGCGCCGAAACTCTCGCCCATATCCGCGTTGAGATCAATCGATTGCATCGAGTCTAAATCTACAGCCAGCGCGCAGCAAACTCAAATCCTTTTCGAATTCGAGGCAGAGTCTTTCCGATTCATCCTCTGAGACCGAATGAAATCCGACCTTGTCGCCGGCGACAAGTTGCGCGACCAGCGGCAGGTCCGTGGGGATGACATTGGCCAGACGCGGATAACCGCCGGACGTCTGATGGTCGGCCATCAGGATGATCAACTGCCCGTCCGGAAGCAGTTGGATCGTTCCGAAGTTCACGGCCGACGAGACGAGCTCAAACGGTTCGGCAAGCGCGACGGTTGGGCCTTCGAGCCGGAAACCCATCCGGTCCGACCGCGGCGAGATCGAAAACAGACGTTCGTTGAAGATTCGCCGGGAATCTTCCGGCAGGAGTTCAAATTCGGCGCCGGCGACATAGCGGACGGTCGGGATCGGCCGGTATATCGGGAGGAGCCGCGACGAAGCGCGGAGCGGCGGAGCCGGCGAGCGGTTTGCCGTTCTTCCGAAGCCGACGCGGTCGCCGGCAATCAATGCACGGCCGCGAAATCCGCCGATCGCGGCCTTGATGTTGGTCGAACCGCTCCCGAGCCATCGCTCGATCTCGAATCCGCCACTCACCGCGAGATACGCGCGGGCACCGGAGACACGTCGCGAAAACGCCAGTGAATCGCCCGCCGACGCCGCGTAAAGCCGCCACGGTTCGATCTCCGAATCGTTAAGCCGTCCACCGAAATCGGCTCCGCATAAGGAAAAAAGCACCGGCTCGGTAAACTCGATCTCGGGCGCCGGAAAATGCATTTCGAGAACCGCCTCGCCGTCGGGATTTCCGCAGAGGATATTTGAGATCCGCGCCGCAGCCGTATCCATCACGCCGCCGGGATTGATCCCGAAACGCGCGAAACCGTTGCGCCCAAGATCTTGAAACGAAGCGAGCATTCCGGGTTTTCGAATCAGAATTCCCATCAGGCGGCAATGAATCTGACACGGTCGCCGGCCCGAAGCGAGGTCGGCGAAGCGCAGTCGGGCGTGAACATCTCAAAGTCGGTCCGGCCGATTATCTGCCAGCCGCCGGGCGACGCCATCGGATAGATGCCGGTTTGGCGGCCGGCGATGCCGACGCTGCCTTTTTCGACACGCGTCCGCGGCGAAAGCTTGCGCGGCGAGGCGATGCGCTCGTCGATCTCGCCCATATACGGGAATCCGGGAAGGAATCCGAGCATAAAAACGCGATAGGTCCGCGATGTGAAAATGCCGACGGTCTCGGCTGTTGAGAGTTTCCCCGAATCGGCGACGAACTGAAGGTCGGGACCCGAGCCTGGAGAAAAATCCACGGGGACCTCGATCAGCCTCGACGTTTCCGTTTCGCGAATCGTCAGTTCGTCAACCGTTTTCGCAAGGTATCGGGAAACGAACGCGAAAACCGTCGATCCGGAAGGGATCGTTCGCCGCAGCTCCATAAAGTCAAAAAAAACGGTGCACGACGAAAACGCCGGCACTGCTTCAATAAGGCCGGGAAACGCGGTTTCCCCGATCCTGGCCGCAAGCGCCAGAACGCGACGGTTGAGTTGTTCGGAGATCACATTGCCGAAGTCAATCGTCACGGCGTCGAGGCCTTGCGGGAAGATTCTGTAATCGTTGCCGGTCATCAGCGTTTAACGTCTGCGTTGTTTGGGATCGAGATACTCGCGCAGTCCGTCACCGATGAAGTTGAAAGCGAGAACCGTCAGGGCGATCGCCAACCCGGGAACGAAAAGCGTGTGCGGCGCGATCGTATAGGTCGTCCGCGCGTCCTCGATCATCGTCCCCCAGGAAGGCGTCGGCGGCGGAATTCCGAGTCCGAGAAACGAGAGCGACGCCTCCGAAAGCACCGCACCGGCCATTCCGAGCGAGGCCTGAACGATCAGCGGTTGGATCGCGTTCGGCAGGATGTGCGTGAACAAGATCCTCATATTGCTCGCGCCGAGCGCCCGTGCCGCCTGCACGAAATCGTATTCGCGAACCTTCAGGACCTGGCCGCGCATCACGCGCGCATAGCCGACCCAGCCGATGATGCACAGCGCGAGGATCATCTTTCCGAGTCCGGCGCCGAGAAACGCGACGAGCGCGATCGCCAGCAGCAATCCGGGAAACGCCAGAAAGACGTTGAACAGATAGCCGGAAAGCAATTTGTCGGTATATCCTCCGTAAAATCCGGCGATCGCGCCGATGAACATACCGATCAGAGCGGAAATGACGGTCACCGTTACGCCGACCTGAAGCGAGATCCGGGCGCCGTAAACGACGCGCGCGAAGACGTCATATCCGAGCGCATCGGTGCCGAACCAGTGCTGGGAAGAAGGCGCGGCGAGCCGCGTTGCGGTTGCCGGAACGGTCGCGGCGTCAAAGGACGCCAAAAACGGCGCGAAGACCGCCATCAGGACGATGACGGAGATGATCGCGAAGCCGATGTAGGTCAGACGGTTCATAAACTCACGAAAGTCTGATCCGCGGATCGAGCAAACGGTAGATCCAGTCCGTCAGAGTGTTGGCGAAAATGTATGTCACGCTGATGACAAGAACGCAGCCCTGGACGAGTCGATAGTCGCGCTTGGCGATGCCGTCGTCGAGCAGCAAAAGACCCAGCCCTTGCCAGGCGAAGATCTTCTCGGTGATGATCGAACCGGCGAGCAGGACGCCGAGCTGCAATCCGAGGATCGTCACGACCGGGATCAGCCCGTTTTTCAAAACGTGTTTGTAGATCACCTTGCGCTCGCTCAGGCCTTTGGCGCGGGCCGTGCGGACGTAGTCCTCGCCCAGTTCTTCGATAACGGAACTTCTGACCATACGCGTCAGGATCGCCGAGAGCGCCGCGCCGAGCGTCACGGCGGGCAAGACGATGTCTTCGGGGTACAGACTCCCGGTGGCGCTGAAGATCCGGAATTTGACGGCGAAAAAGTAAACCAGGAACGGTCCGATGACGAACGTCGGAAGCGAGATGCCGAGCAACGCGAAGAACGATGAGAAGTTGTCGATCAGCGAACCTTTTCGGGTTCCGGCAAGCACGCCGAGCGGGATCGCGATCAGGATCGCGATAAACATCGCGGCG
The DNA window shown above is from Acidobacteriota bacterium and carries:
- a CDS encoding ABC transporter permease — protein: MNRLTYIGFAIISVIVLMAVFAPFLASFDAATVPATATRLAAPSSQHWFGTDALGYDVFARVVYGARISLQVGVTVTVISALIGMFIGAIAGFYGGYTDKLLSGYLFNVFLAFPGLLLAIALVAFLGAGLGKMILALCIIGWVGYARVMRGQVLKVREYDFVQAARALGASNMRILFTHILPNAIQPLIVQASLGMAGAVLSEASLSFLGLGIPPPTPSWGTMIEDARTTYTIAPHTLFVPGLAIALTVLAFNFIGDGLREYLDPKQRRR
- a CDS encoding LamB/YcsF family protein; its protein translation is MQSIDLNADMGESFGAWQMGRDAELMDLVSSINVACGFHAGDATVLRQTVETAIGKGVKIGAHPSFPDLQGFGRREMKLSPAEIFDIVLFQVATVKGICEAFGARLNHVKPHGALYNQAAKDREIARAIAEAVKKIDGNLVLYGLSGSFLIAEAESAGLRTASEVFADRTYQTDGSLTPRTRPDALITDADAAIRQVIGMITNSTVRSVEGVPVPICAETVCIHGDSPHAVEFATKIRNALIAIGIAVR
- the pxpB gene encoding 5-oxoprolinase subunit PxpB, encoding MTGNDYRIFPQGLDAVTIDFGNVISEQLNRRVLALAARIGETAFPGLIEAVPAFSSCTVFFDFMELRRTIPSGSTVFAFVSRYLAKTVDELTIRETETSRLIEVPVDFSPGSGPDLQFVADSGKLSTAETVGIFTSRTYRVFMLGFLPGFPYMGEIDERIASPRKLSPRTRVEKGSVGIAGRQTGIYPMASPGGWQIIGRTDFEMFTPDCASPTSLRAGDRVRFIAA
- a CDS encoding ABC transporter permease yields the protein MKYKILNFLRQLGLLLLVVWTVVSLVTLLIELVPGDPAVAILGENATPEQIDSFRAKHGLDKPAFFFTYSRDKELYKGVEEFQRLPKESERRAEQNFLASFFEDLATEAKVRQLKWHGPDNRYLNYWRGVVTGDLGNSFRTDTPVLGLILERYPNTIKLAIAAMFIAILIAIPLGVLAGTRKGSLIDNFSSFFALLGISLPTFVIGPFLVYFFAVKFRIFSATGSLYPEDIVLPAVTLGAALSAILTRMVRSSVIEELGEDYVRTARAKGLSERKVIYKHVLKNGLIPVVTILGLQLGVLLAGSIITEKIFAWQGLGLLLLDDGIAKRDYRLVQGCVLVISVTYIFANTLTDWIYRLLDPRIRLS
- a CDS encoding putative metal-dependent hydrolase, producing MENTTATSNDLRYPIGKFDPSRVITPEIRAANVAAIRDLPGKIEAAIAGLSDGQLDTEYRPEGWTVRQTVHHVADSHINSFCRFKLALTEDVPTIRPYAEERWAELADSLLPLDSSLAIIRGVHHRLHILLESLSDADFERELIHPDSGQFSVDRLLALYAWHGAHHVAHIAGLRERNGW
- a CDS encoding biotin-dependent carboxyltransferase family protein, which translates into the protein MGILIRKPGMLASFQDLGRNGFARFGINPGGVMDTAAARISNILCGNPDGEAVLEMHFPAPEIEFTEPVLFSLCGADFGGRLNDSEIEPWRLYAASAGDSLAFSRRVSGARAYLAVSGGFEIERWLGSGSTNIKAAIGGFRGRALIAGDRVGFGRTANRSPAPPLRASSRLLPIYRPIPTVRYVAGAEFELLPEDSRRIFNERLFSISPRSDRMGFRLEGPTVALAEPFELVSSAVNFGTIQLLPDGQLIILMADHQTSGGYPRLANVIPTDLPLVAQLVAGDKVGFHSVSEDESERLCLEFEKDLSLLRAGCRFRLDAID